In a single window of the Nicotiana tomentosiformis chromosome 10, ASM39032v3, whole genome shotgun sequence genome:
- the LOC138900070 gene encoding uncharacterized protein: MWKLYPHTPQQTLYIPESTKKDLLIKNIAKELKKLTGRVQSVEGGKCIEGLNYEDLCIKPGVELPEGYKPPKFEMFDGTGDPNVHLRTYCDKLVGVGKDERIRMRLFMRSLIGDALSWYINQNPKKWVSWVSMASDFMNRFRFNTENAPGVFYIQNLKKKPTETFREYATRWRSEATKVWPALEKEQMNKFFVRA; encoded by the coding sequence atgtggaaactttaccccCATACCCCtcaacagaccctatacatacccgaatccaCCAAGAAGGACCTACTCATCAAGAACATAGCGaaagaactcaagaaacttactggcagagttcaaagtgtcgaagggggcaaatgcattgagggtttgaattatgaagatttgtgtattaaACCAGGTGTAGAACTGCCAgaaggttacaaacctcctaagtttgaaatgttcgacGGGACTGGTGATCCGAATGTACACttgagaacgtattgtgacaagcttgtaggagttggcaaggatgaaagaatccgcatgaggctgttcatgaggagcctcattGGAGATGCTCTGTCTTGGTACATCAAtcagaacccaaagaagtgggttagttgggtgagcatggcatcgGATTTCATGAATAgattcaggtttaacacagaaaatgcaccaggtGTTTTCTATATTCAGAATCTCAAAAAGAAGCCAACggaaactttccgcgagtatgctactcggtggaggtctgaagcaaCAAAAGTTTGGCCAGCACTGGAaaaagaacagatgaataagttcttcgtcagagcttaa